The Candidatus Hydrogenedentota bacterium genomic sequence GCGCGGCGAAATTGCTCTGCCGCGCCGCGCGCAGGTTCGCGCTGTCGCGCAGCCACCGGTACATCGGAACCAGTACATGCTCCTCGATGGCCGCGTCCGACATCGCCCCGCGGAATTGGGCCTCGTAGCCTTCGTATTCCTGCTCGCCAATGCGCCCCCCCTTGCTCCGGGCGTTATATTCATTCAGGGTGCGCTCCGCCTGCGCGCGCACCCGGTTCAGGCTCTCGATCAGCGCCTCGCGGTTCGCCCGCAGTTCTTCAAACTCCGCCGGATGTTCCGCGAGCCGGATTTCCATCGCCAACGGCGCCAGGAACCGGTCCGCGCGTTCGCACAGGAACTTGCAGGCCGACTCGACCACCGCGCCTTCCTTGTTTTCGAAAAGCAGGTAGTCGAGCAGCCGCTCCTTCAGCGACGGCAGGCGGCTTTGAATCATCAGGTAACTGGCAAGTTCCGTCTTCGGGTCGTCGCTCTCGTCCAGCCGTTCGCGCACGCTCGTGGGCACGGAAAGCTTGTTGTCCTCGAGCAGTTCCTCGAGCGTAACGTGACCGTTCTCCAGTTCCTGGGCGCGCAGCGCGCGATAGCCCGAAAGGAAGAAGATGTCGGAATCCTCCGGGATTTCGTGGCGCTTGAAAGTCTGGATCAGCGCCTTCGCGGGGCCGCGCACGCCGCGCACGTCGATTTCGTCGCGCTCGAGCTTGTCGGCCTTGTTCAACACGAAGAACACGCGGCGGCCGCGCCATTTGATGATGCGCTTGATGAAATTCAGGTCGTGAATATTGCCGACCAGCCCGCTGTCCACGAAACAAATGACCAGATGGCTGCGCTCGATGATGCTGTAGCTGATTTCCTGACGCGTCATCGAGATCGAGTGCACGCCCGGCGTGTCGACAAAGGCGATGTCCTGCTCGATCACCGCGGACGGCAGCGCCAACCGCAATTCCTGGATCTTCTCGCGCAGGGGCGCGAGCCGGGGAAACTCTTCGTCCGCCATAACCGTGACCAGCGGGACCAGCGCGCGGCGCATGACGGACGGCGCGCTGGAATCAAAAGCGACGTACAGACCGGGGATGTCTTCGGTGCGCGAAACCCGCGCGGGAACCTCTTCCAGCGCCGTGCGCAGCGTGGCCAGTTCCTCTTCGGAGGCGTGCTCGACGAGCTTGAGCCGCAGGTCCATGCGCTCCCCGCGCTCGATGTACGTCAGCTTCGACGTGCACTCCTCGACGTCCATTGGCAGATACGCGCCGCCGAGGAACGCGTTGATGCCCGTCGACTTGCCCACGTTGAACGTACCGAGAAAGACAATCCGGTACTTGCCCTCCTCGACCGACTTGCGCTGCGAAATGATCGCCCCTTCCTCGTGTTCCCGGTCCGCACGGAAATCCGCGTCGTTCCGCACAAAGCTGTACAGCCGGTCCAGCGCGGACAACACCCACGCCCGGTGTTCTTCATGTTCTTTGTAGAACTTCATACGACGGCCGTCCCCTGGGTCTTCAGAAACGACGCGATGACGGGAGACTCGAACAACTGGCGGAACGTCGGCGTCCCGTTCGGGATTGCCCGCGACGCCTCGAATTCATACAACGCGACGCGGAACGCGTCGAAACTCGCATCGCACAGTTCGCGCACTTCCCGCCGCGTGCGGTGCCGGTACTCGTTGCGCGGCGTGTGCCGCGCGAATTCGAGCCGCGCCGACACCGCGAAAAACCGCGGAGCCGGGTCGATGCCATAGGCGCGCAGCCGGTCCGGCGCCTTGTCGGTGATCCGCCGGATTTCGCTCGCGTTCAGATGGTCCGCCTTGTTTGCGACCAGGACCAGCGCGCCGCCGAAGACCGGCAAATGGCTGCGCACGAAATCCAGCGTATGCCGCGCGGCCCAGTACTCGATGTCCGTCACGACCACGAGCATCGCCTCGTCCGGCGCCGCCAGGTGCGATATGTCGATCGTCTCGCAGGAATCGCTCGACGCGCCCGCCGTGTCGATCAGCACCAGGTTCAGGAACGGCGCCGCCGGAAATCGCGCGCCCATCGCGACGTAACCGGCATCGTTGTTTCGGTCCTGCCGGATATCGAAGAACTCGTCCTGCCCCTTTTCATCGATGCGGTGCGGGTCCGGCCGGTATGCCGAGAAGTGCGCCTCGGCCCGGTCCGTGCGCGCAACAAACGTCGGCAGTGCGCGGCTCTCCTCCCGGCTTGCGTACAGCGCCTCGCGCCGCATCAGCGCATTGATCAGGGACGATTTACCCACGTTGAAATCGCCCATGAACAATACGCACGGCGCCGGTTGCATAACGGCTTCCCCGTGACCCTTCTCAACCATAGCGGCTCCTTCCACCCGCCCCGTCCGGCACAACGCCTATATG encodes the following:
- a CDS encoding dynamin family protein translates to MKFYKEHEEHRAWVLSALDRLYSFVRNDADFRADREHEEGAIISQRKSVEEGKYRIVFLGTFNVGKSTGINAFLGGAYLPMDVEECTSKLTYIERGERMDLRLKLVEHASEEELATLRTALEEVPARVSRTEDIPGLYVAFDSSAPSVMRRALVPLVTVMADEEFPRLAPLREKIQELRLALPSAVIEQDIAFVDTPGVHSISMTRQEISYSIIERSHLVICFVDSGLVGNIHDLNFIKRIIKWRGRRVFFVLNKADKLERDEIDVRGVRGPAKALIQTFKRHEIPEDSDIFFLSGYRALRAQELENGHVTLEELLEDNKLSVPTSVRERLDESDDPKTELASYLMIQSRLPSLKERLLDYLLFENKEGAVVESACKFLCERADRFLAPLAMEIRLAEHPAEFEELRANREALIESLNRVRAQAERTLNEYNARSKGGRIGEQEYEGYEAQFRGAMSDAAIEEHVLVPMYRWLRDSANLRAARQSNFAALSLQVEHQVDEFVSRIMAELNASIEQAESAARQAIAEQLMQVRGIRMHMASPAGIHIGGIEASMASSYATFGASGLLVGAAAGATVGSVFPGVGTAIGAGLGALLGIVGGFLTRFAWGDEKWRQKIMPVVRENVMNMLVHGGKDAEENRTTPVMEIVIDYLNRRANEFYKAVQFEVDTAVSQVQRECDDLLAREEVIRRECDTILARLRPKAALLEEMRDKAAEVIRQTAERDAERV
- a CDS encoding 50S ribosome-binding GTPase, which gives rise to MVEKGHGEAVMQPAPCVLFMGDFNVGKSSLINALMRREALYASREESRALPTFVARTDRAEAHFSAYRPDPHRIDEKGQDEFFDIRQDRNNDAGYVAMGARFPAAPFLNLVLIDTAGASSDSCETIDISHLAAPDEAMLVVVTDIEYWAARHTLDFVRSHLPVFGGALVLVANKADHLNASEIRRITDKAPDRLRAYGIDPAPRFFAVSARLEFARHTPRNEYRHRTRREVRELCDASFDAFRVALYEFEASRAIPNGTPTFRQLFESPVIASFLKTQGTAVV